A window of Shewanella mesophila contains these coding sequences:
- a CDS encoding class II fumarate hydratase has product MEYKAVQDSMGEVKIPEDALYGAQTARAISNFPISGQSLPRDFIRALLLAKVAAAEANAELKLLDLQIAKAIAEAVQQLLVDPAMMRHFPIDIFQTGSATSTNMNANEVLATLVSAKLGRQIHANDVINMGQSSNDIIPSVIHISALLALDHSLLPSLDLLAETIKKKALQLSGYTKTGRTHLMDAMPVRFDQVLNGWASQIEQCREMLKTLRLPLSAVAQGGTAVGTGVNTHKDFGRIFCEKLSVLTRVDFHPADNLFSRMGSHDTAVSLSGQLKSTAVAIMKISNDLRWMNSGPLAGLNEIALEPLQPGSSIMPGKVNPVIPEAACMVAAQVIGNDAAITIGGQSGNFELNVMQPLIAANLLQSVEILSNVSRLLASKAVASFIVNQEKLEESLSRNPILVTALTPRVGYVLAAKIVKQAYQQQRPITEVAQELTDLSQDELTKLLDPQRMTYGGLGD; this is encoded by the coding sequence ATGGAATATAAGGCGGTGCAAGACAGCATGGGGGAGGTCAAGATCCCTGAGGATGCGCTTTACGGGGCTCAAACGGCGAGAGCGATAAGTAACTTTCCTATTAGTGGTCAATCGCTGCCACGAGACTTTATTCGCGCGTTACTGCTGGCAAAAGTTGCTGCAGCTGAGGCGAATGCCGAACTCAAGTTGCTGGACCTGCAGATTGCAAAGGCCATCGCAGAAGCGGTGCAGCAGCTGCTGGTTGATCCCGCCATGATGCGACATTTTCCTATCGATATATTTCAAACGGGTTCGGCAACGAGTACCAATATGAATGCCAACGAGGTATTAGCGACCTTGGTATCGGCCAAGCTTGGACGACAGATTCACGCCAATGATGTCATCAACATGGGCCAGAGTAGTAATGACATCATTCCCAGTGTTATTCATATTAGTGCCTTGCTGGCATTAGATCATTCGTTATTACCCTCTTTAGACTTGCTAGCGGAAACCATTAAGAAAAAGGCGCTGCAGCTGAGCGGTTATACCAAAACGGGGCGAACCCATTTGATGGATGCCATGCCAGTGCGTTTTGATCAAGTGCTTAATGGTTGGGCGAGTCAAATAGAACAGTGCCGTGAAATGTTAAAGACGCTGCGTTTGCCTCTGTCTGCGGTTGCTCAAGGTGGAACCGCCGTTGGCACAGGCGTGAACACTCATAAAGATTTTGGGCGTATCTTCTGTGAAAAATTATCAGTACTGACTCGAGTGGACTTTCATCCTGCTGACAATCTGTTCAGTCGTATGGGAAGTCATGATACGGCTGTGTCGCTCTCTGGTCAGCTCAAGTCCACCGCGGTTGCGATTATGAAGATCAGTAATGACCTGCGCTGGATGAACTCGGGGCCGCTAGCGGGACTTAACGAGATAGCGTTAGAACCACTACAGCCAGGATCTTCCATCATGCCAGGTAAAGTGAATCCGGTGATCCCTGAGGCTGCTTGTATGGTGGCGGCGCAAGTGATTGGTAATGATGCGGCGATTACTATTGGTGGTCAGTCTGGTAATTTCGAGTTAAACGTCATGCAGCCGCTCATCGCGGCGAACCTATTACAGAGCGTTGAGATATTAAGTAATGTTAGCCGACTGTTAGCGAGTAAGGCGGTAGCCAGCTTTATTGTCAATCAGGAAAAACTAGAGGAGTCTTTGAGTCGAAATCCCATTTTGGTAACCGCGTTAACTCCGCGAGTCGGTTATGTGCTGGCGGCCAAGATAGTTAAACAAGCCTATCAGCAGCAACGTCCTATAACCGAGGTCGCTCAAGAGCTGACAGATTTGAGTCAAGATGAGTTAACAAAGCTGCTTGACCCGCAGCGGATGACTTATGGCGGGTTAGGGGATTAA